The following proteins are encoded in a genomic region of Sesamum indicum cultivar Zhongzhi No. 13 linkage group LG8, S_indicum_v1.0, whole genome shotgun sequence:
- the LOC105167961 gene encoding uncharacterized protein LOC105167961 has translation MAKNREPQRDVESESESREEKRDGASSEEVGSSESESDSEPEQTQKPPSLPTVVAIGDLDRLSSAKVVSSNDVSMDERILRIGAEFFEGDKPVEGEREWRKLNLEEMEVYLKNLDLMRARTKLVLDVLKSKNH, from the exons ATGGCGAAAAATCGCGAGCCCCAGAGAGATGTCGAATCCGAATCGGAATCTCGTGAGGAGAAGAGAGACGGAGCTTCATCTGAAGAAGTCGG CTCTTCCGAATCCGAATCCGACTCCGAACCGGAGCAAACCCAGAAGCCACCGTCTTTGCCAACGGTGGTTGCCATTGGTGATCTAGATAGGCTGTCTTCAGCAAAGGTAGTGAGTTCGAATGATGTGAGCATGGACGAGAGGATTTTGAGGATTGGCGCAGAGTTCTTTGAAGGGGATAAACCCGTTGAGGGGGAAAGAGAGTGGCGGAAGCTCAACCTGGAGGAGATGGAGGTCTACCTGAAGAATCTGGATTTAATGCGCGCTCGGACAAAGCTTGTTTTGGATGTTTTGAAGTCCAAGAATCACTGA